The Methylomusa anaerophila genome has a segment encoding these proteins:
- the rplK gene encoding 50S ribosomal protein L11, which translates to MAKKVVKLVKLQVPAGKATPAPPVGPALGQAGVNIMAFVKEFNERTASQAGLIIPVEITVFEDRSFTFITKTPPAAVLLKKAAGIETASGEPNKKKVAKVARAKVREIAESKMQDLNAASVEAAMRMIEGTARSMGIDIVD; encoded by the coding sequence ATGGCCAAAAAAGTGGTAAAACTTGTAAAGCTTCAAGTTCCTGCCGGTAAAGCTACGCCGGCGCCTCCCGTAGGTCCGGCCCTAGGCCAGGCAGGTGTCAATATCATGGCTTTCGTTAAAGAGTTTAATGAAAGAACAGCCAGTCAGGCCGGCTTAATTATTCCAGTTGAGATTACGGTTTTTGAAGATAGATCTTTTACCTTCATTACTAAAACTCCGCCTGCCGCTGTGCTTCTAAAGAAAGCAGCCGGTATTGAAACAGCATCCGGTGAACCCAACAAGAAAAAAGTTGCCAAGGTTGCTCGTGCCAAAGTTCGCGAAATTGCAGAATCGAAGATGCAGGATCTCAATGCTGCCAGCGTAGAGGCTGCAATGCGGATGATTGAGGGGACAGCCAGAAGTATGGGGATTGATATTGTTGACTGA
- a CDS encoding undecaprenyl-diphosphate phosphatase, whose protein sequence is MNENVIAVIIGIVEGLTEYLPISSTGHMILVGSLLGFEGEKASVFEVFIQLGAILSVLILYRDKFLHMITPRRTGSDGNELTLIHVLAGIIPVMIIGFLLHKPIKAYLFSPYTVIIGLVAGGVLMLVAEKYFSNPRTKEVDQMSISQAFFVGLFQILSLWPGFSRSGSTIAGGLFFGMSRKAAAEFSFIIAVPLMFVACVYDLLKILDKLSIDDLTMIAIGFVVAFITAYLSIVWFLRFLNKSTLASFAYYRFIVAAVSYYYFFWR, encoded by the coding sequence GTGAATGAAAATGTTATTGCCGTAATTATCGGTATAGTAGAAGGTTTGACCGAGTATCTACCTATCTCTTCCACCGGACATATGATTTTAGTTGGATCTCTTCTTGGATTTGAAGGGGAAAAAGCCAGCGTGTTTGAAGTCTTTATTCAGCTTGGCGCTATTTTGTCGGTTTTGATTCTATATCGCGATAAGTTTTTGCATATGATAACTCCTAGGCGGACTGGAAGCGACGGTAATGAGCTAACGTTAATCCATGTATTGGCTGGAATTATTCCTGTAATGATAATAGGTTTTCTGTTACATAAGCCGATCAAAGCTTATCTTTTTTCTCCTTATACTGTAATTATCGGTTTGGTAGCGGGCGGAGTTCTCATGCTGGTCGCTGAGAAATATTTCTCAAATCCTCGTACCAAAGAAGTTGACCAGATGAGCATTTCCCAGGCTTTTTTTGTAGGTTTGTTTCAGATACTATCTCTTTGGCCTGGTTTTTCCCGGTCAGGGTCGACCATAGCAGGAGGCTTATTTTTCGGAATGAGCCGTAAAGCTGCCGCCGAATTTTCCTTTATTATCGCTGTGCCTTTAATGTTCGTTGCCTGTGTTTATGATCTCTTAAAAATATTGGACAAGCTAAGTATAGATGATTTGACTATGATCGCCATTGGCTTTGTGGTTGCGTTTATTACTGCGTATCTTTCAATTGTTTGGTTTTTGCGATTCTTAAACAAGTCAACTCTGGCTTCCTTTGCCTACTATCGCTTTATTGTTGCCGCTGTGTCATACTATTACTTTTTCTGGCGGTAA
- a CDS encoding DUF421 domain-containing protein has product MVNDGGVIFLDTLGITLFRVVVSMMMLLVVMLAIGHRSMGEMSPFDFIISITIGAVAGALIIDQRIEILTGLAALFVLGMMQIIVDWLVIKFRALNYQLNLKPVVMVEKGQILKKNLRKARMPVESLLQLLREKDVFDVTMVELAILEPHGKLSVLKKAEHAPITPDQVNINVPPNSILIPVILEGKLQEDTLQGMGFSSQQIEEFRKQHEDKIHEVFIAFMDQNKRVHIIANNVKEQGIFLH; this is encoded by the coding sequence GTGGTAAATGATGGCGGGGTGATATTTTTGGATACTCTGGGCATAACGCTGTTCAGGGTCGTTGTAAGTATGATGATGCTCCTGGTAGTAATGCTCGCTATTGGGCATCGATCCATGGGCGAGATGAGTCCCTTTGATTTTATCATCTCTATTACTATCGGGGCGGTGGCGGGGGCGTTAATCATCGACCAGCGAATTGAAATTCTCACTGGCCTGGCTGCGCTTTTCGTTTTAGGTATGATGCAGATTATAGTTGACTGGCTGGTAATCAAATTTCGCGCACTTAACTATCAGTTAAACTTAAAGCCCGTTGTTATGGTGGAGAAGGGGCAAATCTTAAAAAAAAACCTGCGTAAGGCTCGCATGCCGGTAGAAAGCCTGCTTCAACTCCTGCGGGAAAAAGATGTATTTGATGTTACTATGGTAGAACTGGCTATATTGGAACCCCACGGTAAACTAAGCGTCTTAAAAAAAGCCGAACATGCCCCGATAACACCAGACCAGGTAAATATAAATGTTCCGCCTAACAGTATTTTGATACCCGTCATTCTGGAAGGAAAATTGCAGGAAGATACTTTACAAGGCATGGGATTTTCGTCGCAGCAGATTGAAGAATTCCGCAAGCAGCATGAAGACAAAATTCATGAGGTTTTCATCGCATTTATGGATCAAAACAAACGGGTACATATTATAGCAAATAACGTTAAGGAGCAAGGAATATTTTTACATTAA
- the rpmG gene encoding 50S ribosomal protein L33: MRNAVTLACTECKQRNYQTNKSKKNDPDRLEFNKYCKFCKKHTAHKETK, translated from the coding sequence ATGCGCAATGCAGTAACATTGGCCTGTACTGAATGCAAACAACGCAATTATCAGACCAATAAAAGCAAAAAAAACGATCCGGATAGATTGGAATTCAACAAGTATTGCAAATTTTGCAAAAAACATACTGCCCATAAAGAAACAAAATAA
- a CDS encoding 6-phosphofructokinase, with translation MVANGNIQTIAVLTGGGDCPGLNAVIRAVVKTALGAGMKVWGIQNGFGGMVENQMIAMTDQAVSGILPRGGTILGTTNRDNPFHYPQKRGNEIVYENMSEQALANLREKRIEALVVIGGDGTLKVGSDFQAMGLAVVAVPKTIDNDIPGTERTFGFDTAVATATDALDRLHTTAESHHRVMVLEVMGRYAGWIALHAGMAGGADCILIPEIPFAIEPVIAKIKQRQGNGKRFSIVVIAEGAFPRGGQVSVSRIVEGSHEKIRLGGAGEKLAREIEEITGIESRCTVLGHLQRGGSPTAFDRVLSTRYGVAAVQCIKDNVFGHMVALNKNQIIRIPIEEIAGQAYNVPLDNELLLAGRAIGICFGD, from the coding sequence GTGGTCGCAAATGGAAATATTCAGACAATAGCCGTATTGACCGGCGGCGGAGACTGTCCGGGACTCAATGCTGTAATTCGGGCCGTGGTAAAGACTGCATTAGGTGCGGGAATGAAAGTGTGGGGAATCCAGAATGGTTTTGGCGGTATGGTAGAAAATCAGATGATTGCCATGACGGATCAGGCGGTGTCGGGTATATTGCCCCGGGGCGGCACCATTTTAGGGACAACCAATAGAGATAATCCATTTCATTATCCTCAAAAGCGGGGTAATGAAATCGTTTATGAAAACATGTCGGAACAGGCCCTTGCCAATCTGCGGGAAAAGAGGATTGAGGCCTTGGTAGTAATTGGCGGCGACGGCACTCTGAAAGTCGGATCTGACTTTCAGGCCATGGGATTAGCGGTTGTGGCTGTTCCCAAAACCATTGATAATGACATTCCGGGGACAGAGAGAACTTTCGGTTTTGATACGGCGGTTGCCACAGCTACCGATGCCCTTGACCGGTTGCATACCACTGCTGAATCTCACCACCGGGTTATGGTCCTGGAGGTCATGGGGCGTTATGCCGGCTGGATTGCCTTGCATGCCGGCATGGCCGGCGGCGCTGACTGCATATTGATTCCCGAAATACCCTTTGCCATCGAACCGGTGATTGCTAAGATCAAGCAGCGGCAAGGCAACGGCAAAAGGTTCAGCATTGTCGTAATAGCCGAAGGTGCATTCCCCCGTGGTGGCCAAGTATCCGTTTCCCGCATAGTGGAAGGCAGCCATGAAAAAATACGTTTGGGCGGGGCCGGCGAAAAACTGGCCAGGGAAATTGAAGAAATCACCGGGATTGAATCCCGCTGCACTGTTTTGGGACATTTGCAGCGCGGCGGAAGCCCCACGGCATTTGACCGGGTTCTTTCCACCCGGTACGGTGTTGCGGCAGTTCAGTGCATAAAAGATAACGTATTTGGCCATATGGTTGCCCTCAATAAAAATCAGATCATCCGCATTCCTATTGAAGAAATAGCCGGCCAAGCCTACAATGTTCCCCTTGATAATGAGCTGCTTTTGGCGGGGCGGGCCATAGGGATTTGCTTCGGCGATTAG
- the rplL gene encoding 50S ribosomal protein L7/L12 has translation MNKEQIMEAIEQMTVLELSELVKALEEKFGVSAAAPVAVAAAPAAGGAAAPAAEEQTEFDVILTSAGGAKINVIKIVREVTGLGLKEAKDLVDGAPKPVKEKIPKADAEALKAKFVEAGASAEIK, from the coding sequence ATGAATAAAGAACAAATTATGGAAGCTATTGAACAAATGACAGTACTGGAACTGTCTGAACTGGTTAAAGCTCTGGAAGAAAAATTTGGTGTATCGGCCGCTGCTCCTGTTGCCGTAGCGGCTGCCCCTGCTGCCGGCGGCGCTGCCGCTCCTGCTGCTGAGGAACAAACTGAGTTTGACGTTATTCTGACCAGCGCCGGTGGTGCTAAAATCAACGTTATCAAAATTGTTCGCGAAGTTACAGGTCTCGGCTTGAAAGAAGCCAAGGATCTGGTTGACGGCGCTCCCAAACCCGTTAAAGAGAAAATACCCAAAGCTGACGCTGAAGCTCTCAAAGCTAAGTTCGTTGAAGCCGGCGCTTCCGCTGAGATCAAGTAA
- the sigH gene encoding RNA polymerase sporulation sigma factor SigH, which yields MRVNTQRDQYSCFDNLTDEEIVFDAKDNDNMVALEYLINKYRNFVRAKARSYFLIGAEREDIIQEGMIGLYKAIRDFRNDKLSSFRAFAELCVTRQIITAIKTATRQKHIPLNSYVSLNKPIYDEDSDRTLLDVLSGSKITDPEELVINREEFVDIEEKMGEILSDLEWKVLMSYLDGKSYQEIAIELDRHVKSIDNALQRVKRKLERYLENRGDDTDIRGMYKGLTGMGKDSQLNLTDFGDVCDE from the coding sequence ATGCGGGTTAATACTCAACGCGATCAATACAGTTGTTTTGATAATTTGACCGATGAAGAGATTGTATTTGATGCCAAAGATAATGACAACATGGTCGCTCTGGAGTATTTGATAAACAAATACCGCAACTTCGTTCGGGCGAAAGCCAGGTCATACTTTTTGATTGGCGCTGAACGGGAGGACATTATTCAAGAAGGTATGATTGGCTTGTATAAAGCTATTCGCGATTTCCGCAATGACAAGCTCTCGTCATTCCGGGCTTTTGCCGAGCTATGCGTTACCCGGCAGATTATTACGGCGATTAAGACTGCTACCAGGCAAAAGCATATACCGCTCAATTCATACGTATCTTTAAATAAGCCGATTTATGATGAAGACTCTGATCGTACGCTCCTGGATGTGCTTTCAGGTTCAAAAATTACCGATCCTGAGGAATTGGTAATCAATCGCGAGGAGTTTGTTGATATTGAAGAAAAAATGGGCGAGATTCTAAGTGACCTTGAGTGGAAAGTGCTTATGTCCTATCTTGATGGCAAATCCTATCAAGAAATAGCTATTGAACTGGACCGTCATGTGAAATCCATTGACAACGCCTTGCAGCGGGTAAAGCGCAAACTGGAACGGTACCTGGAAAACCGTGGGGACGATACTGATATCCGTGGAATGTACAAGGGTTTAACAGGTATGGGTAAGGATAGTCAGCTTAATTTGACCGATTTTGGCGATGTTTGTGACGAATAG
- the tuf gene encoding elongation factor Tu: MAKKKFERNKPHVNIGTIGHVDHGKTSLTAAITLTLSKHGGAEFMAYDQIDKAPEERERGITINTAHVEYETAKRHYAHVDCPGHADYVKNMITGAAQMDGAILVVSAADGPMPQTREHILLSRQVGVPAMVVFLNKSDLVDDAELMELVEMEVRELLSSYEFPGDDIPVVAGSAVKCLECGCAKPDCEWCGKIHQLMEQVDNYIPTPERDTDKTFLMPVEDVFTITGRGTVATGRVERGTVKVGDTIEIVGMSDKPKSTVVTGVEMFRKLLDSAVAGDNIGALLRGVERKEIERGQVLAKPGSIKPHTKFKSEVYVLSKEEGGRHTPFFNGYRPQFYFRTTDVTGVVHLPEGVEMVMPGDNVQMAIELITPIAIEEGLRFAIREGGRTVGAGVVTAISE, encoded by the coding sequence ATGGCTAAGAAAAAATTTGAAAGAAACAAACCCCACGTTAACATTGGTACAATTGGTCACGTTGACCATGGCAAAACATCCCTGACCGCTGCAATCACTCTGACATTGTCCAAACACGGCGGCGCAGAGTTCATGGCTTATGACCAGATTGACAAAGCCCCGGAAGAAAGAGAGCGGGGGATTACCATTAACACCGCTCACGTTGAGTATGAGACGGCAAAGCGTCACTATGCCCACGTCGACTGCCCGGGCCACGCCGACTACGTTAAAAATATGATTACCGGTGCTGCGCAGATGGACGGAGCCATCCTGGTTGTATCCGCAGCCGACGGGCCGATGCCGCAAACCCGTGAGCACATCCTCCTGTCCCGCCAGGTAGGTGTGCCGGCGATGGTTGTGTTCCTAAACAAATCTGACCTGGTTGACGATGCCGAACTGATGGAACTGGTTGAAATGGAAGTTCGTGAACTTCTCTCCAGCTATGAATTTCCCGGGGACGACATTCCGGTAGTAGCCGGCTCGGCCGTAAAGTGCCTGGAGTGCGGGTGCGCTAAGCCGGATTGTGAATGGTGCGGCAAAATCCATCAACTGATGGAGCAAGTAGATAATTATATTCCGACACCGGAACGCGATACCGACAAAACCTTCCTGATGCCGGTGGAAGACGTATTCACCATTACCGGTCGCGGTACAGTTGCAACGGGCCGTGTAGAACGGGGCACGGTAAAAGTAGGGGACACCATTGAAATCGTAGGTATGAGCGATAAACCAAAATCCACGGTAGTAACGGGTGTGGAAATGTTCCGCAAGCTGTTGGATTCGGCAGTAGCCGGCGATAATATCGGCGCCCTGCTGCGCGGAGTTGAGCGGAAAGAAATCGAGCGGGGCCAAGTCTTGGCTAAACCCGGTTCCATCAAACCCCATACCAAATTCAAATCGGAAGTATACGTATTGTCCAAAGAAGAAGGGGGCCGCCACACGCCGTTCTTTAACGGCTACCGGCCGCAATTCTACTTTCGTACCACCGACGTAACCGGAGTGGTACACCTGCCGGAAGGTGTGGAAATGGTAATGCCGGGTGACAATGTGCAAATGGCCATCGAGCTCATCACCCCCATTGCCATTGAAGAAGGTCTGCGGTTCGCCATCCGTGAAGGCGGCCGTACCGTAGGCGCCGGCGTGGTAACCGCTATTTCCGAATAG
- the rplA gene encoding 50S ribosomal protein L1, producing MSKHGKKYQEAAKLIDADKLYDPDEAVELVKKTASAKFDQTVEVAVKLGVDPKHADQQVRGAVVLPHGTGKTKRVLVFAKGEKAKEAESAGADFVGAEDMVEKIQGGWTDFDVAVATPDMMGMVGRLGKILGPKGLMPNPKVGTVTMDLARALNEIKAGKIEYRTDKAGNIHAPIGKVSFDGEKLLKNFRTLIDTLIKVKPAAAKGQYMRSISLSATMGPGVKVNPLKASEKKE from the coding sequence ATGTCGAAACACGGTAAAAAGTATCAGGAAGCAGCAAAGCTTATTGATGCCGATAAGCTGTACGATCCTGATGAAGCTGTAGAGCTGGTTAAGAAGACAGCTAGCGCCAAGTTTGACCAAACTGTGGAAGTTGCTGTCAAGCTGGGCGTTGATCCCAAACACGCTGACCAACAAGTACGTGGTGCAGTTGTTCTGCCTCATGGTACAGGTAAAACGAAACGGGTTTTAGTATTTGCCAAAGGTGAAAAAGCCAAAGAAGCCGAGAGTGCCGGGGCTGATTTTGTCGGCGCCGAAGACATGGTTGAAAAAATCCAGGGGGGCTGGACGGATTTTGATGTGGCAGTAGCTACGCCGGATATGATGGGCATGGTAGGACGTCTTGGTAAAATTCTCGGACCCAAGGGTTTAATGCCAAACCCTAAAGTTGGTACGGTTACCATGGACCTGGCACGTGCCCTTAACGAGATTAAGGCCGGCAAAATAGAGTACCGCACTGATAAAGCGGGAAACATTCATGCGCCTATTGGTAAGGTATCCTTCGACGGCGAAAAACTGCTGAAAAACTTCCGCACCCTGATTGATACATTAATTAAGGTTAAACCCGCTGCGGCTAAAGGTCAGTATATGCGGAGCATTTCCCTAAGCGCTACGATGGGACCCGGCGTAAAGGTTAACCCGTTGAAAGCTTCTGAGAAAAAAGAATAG
- the nusG gene encoding transcription termination/antitermination protein NusG produces the protein MESEKLEKHWYVIHTYSGYENKVKANLEKKVHSMGMENEIFRVLVPMEDEVEMKDGKKKIAKKKVFPGYVLVEMIVTDRSWYVVRNTPGVTGFVGSGTKPIPLSQTEIKHILKSMGIEEIKPKVDIEVQQLVRITSGAFENWTATVTEINPDRGKLKVLVNMFGRETPVELDFSQVART, from the coding sequence ATGGAATCCGAAAAACTCGAAAAGCATTGGTATGTAATTCATACTTACTCCGGGTACGAAAACAAGGTTAAAGCCAATCTGGAAAAGAAAGTTCATTCCATGGGGATGGAAAATGAAATTTTCCGAGTGCTTGTGCCTATGGAAGATGAAGTGGAAATGAAGGATGGCAAAAAGAAAATTGCCAAGAAAAAAGTATTTCCCGGGTACGTACTGGTTGAAATGATTGTTACCGACCGGTCCTGGTACGTTGTGCGAAATACCCCGGGGGTAACTGGCTTTGTCGGTTCGGGTACCAAGCCTATTCCACTCAGCCAGACTGAGATAAAACACATCCTTAAGTCGATGGGAATAGAAGAAATTAAACCGAAAGTTGATATTGAGGTTCAGCAGCTGGTGCGTATCACCTCCGGCGCTTTCGAGAATTGGACAGCCACAGTGACCGAAATTAATCCTGACCGGGGTAAACTAAAAGTACTTGTAAACATGTTTGGTCGGGAAACGCCGGTTGAGCTGGATTTTTCACAAGTTGCAAGAACATAA
- the rplJ gene encoding 50S ribosomal protein L10 produces MAVIQEKQQIVAELKEKLANTKGAVLTNYRGLTVAQDTKLRSKLRAAGVEYRVIKNTMTRIAAQEAGIEGLEAYLEGPTAIAISSVDPVAPAKVISEFVKENKLQALEIKAGIVEGKVIDVNGVKALSSLPPKEVLVAKILAGMQAPIAGFVNVLSGTLRNLVYALDAVRKQKESA; encoded by the coding sequence ATGGCTGTAATACAGGAGAAACAGCAAATAGTTGCGGAACTTAAAGAAAAGCTGGCTAACACCAAAGGAGCGGTTTTGACCAACTATCGCGGCTTGACTGTTGCTCAGGACACTAAACTTCGTTCCAAATTGCGGGCGGCTGGCGTTGAATACCGGGTTATTAAAAATACAATGACTCGCATCGCCGCCCAAGAAGCAGGCATTGAGGGTCTCGAAGCCTACCTGGAAGGACCTACTGCAATCGCTATTTCTTCCGTGGATCCGGTTGCGCCCGCCAAAGTTATTTCTGAGTTTGTAAAAGAAAACAAGTTACAGGCTCTTGAAATTAAAGCTGGCATAGTAGAGGGAAAAGTAATTGACGTCAATGGCGTAAAAGCTCTTTCCAGTCTCCCGCCGAAAGAAGTGCTTGTCGCCAAAATCCTGGCAGGTATGCAGGCTCCGATTGCCGGTTTCGTCAATGTTCTTTCCGGTACTTTGCGCAATCTTGTATATGCGCTTGATGCCGTACGCAAACAGAAAGAATCGGCTTAA
- a CDS encoding chemotaxis protein CheX — protein sequence MDVKLINPFVDAVAAVMPQLGFAQISRGGLSAGDQYVTSKGLTVVVGVTNALTGSIAYNMTEDTARKIASTMMMGMPVAALDDMAQSAISEMVNMVTSNAVTSLGKMGVVVKLLPPGLVVGDNSKIKVSESKFLAIEIMVDSERLELNFGLGT from the coding sequence ATGGATGTAAAGTTGATTAATCCCTTTGTTGACGCAGTAGCAGCAGTGATGCCGCAATTAGGATTCGCCCAAATTTCCCGTGGCGGCTTGTCTGCCGGTGATCAGTACGTGACCAGTAAAGGTCTGACCGTAGTTGTAGGAGTCACAAATGCCCTTACAGGAAGTATTGCCTACAATATGACGGAGGACACAGCCAGAAAGATAGCGTCTACCATGATGATGGGAATGCCGGTCGCCGCTTTGGATGATATGGCGCAAAGCGCTATTTCCGAGATGGTTAATATGGTTACTTCGAATGCTGTGACCAGCCTGGGAAAAATGGGGGTCGTGGTAAAATTATTGCCGCCAGGTTTAGTAGTTGGGGACAATTCCAAAATAAAAGTGAGTGAATCAAAATTTTTGGCGATTGAGATTATGGTCGACTCTGAGCGGTTGGAATTGAATTTTGGATTGGGGACCTAG
- the secE gene encoding preprotein translocase subunit SecE: protein MAAQETAVTGGTARWKKFFREVRAELKKVTWPTRQDLINYTGIVFVSVVVVAALIWVIDSILTQILKVLIK, encoded by the coding sequence ATGGCAGCCCAAGAAACTGCAGTTACAGGCGGTACTGCGCGCTGGAAAAAGTTTTTTCGGGAAGTTAGAGCCGAATTAAAAAAAGTAACTTGGCCGACCCGGCAAGACTTAATCAATTATACAGGAATAGTTTTTGTTTCTGTCGTCGTCGTAGCGGCTCTAATTTGGGTAATCGACAGCATACTTACTCAAATACTTAAAGTTCTTATCAAGTAG
- the brxF gene encoding BREX-3 system P-loop-containing protein BrxF, giving the protein MEVTITHVVESVREVGKKGERLVIIAGKPGSGKSKIMRELSEMRGWVYVDSKTLLTDELFEMSPKARAGEAANIMDEVLEQKSADVILLDNTQVLFAPVLQVNPLTLLRRLSQKQTVVAAWPGSFENGELVYSGNMGSEPVSYSGEGLKVVAIS; this is encoded by the coding sequence ATGGAGGTAACTATTACCCATGTGGTTGAGAGTGTACGTGAAGTGGGGAAAAAAGGGGAGCGACTGGTAATTATCGCCGGGAAGCCGGGCAGCGGCAAAAGTAAAATCATGCGTGAATTATCGGAAATGCGCGGGTGGGTATATGTTGACAGCAAGACGCTATTGACCGACGAGTTATTTGAAATGTCGCCAAAGGCGCGCGCCGGTGAAGCAGCCAACATTATGGACGAAGTCTTGGAACAAAAGAGCGCCGATGTGATATTGTTAGACAATACGCAAGTGCTCTTCGCGCCTGTGCTGCAAGTTAATCCGTTAACCTTGTTGCGCCGGCTGAGCCAAAAACAAACCGTTGTGGCCGCTTGGCCGGGCAGTTTCGAGAACGGAGAACTGGTGTACTCCGGGAATATGGGATCAGAACCTGTTTCTTATTCCGGTGAAGGGTTGAAAGTTGTCGCCATCAGTTAA